In the Quercus lobata isolate SW786 chromosome 5, ValleyOak3.0 Primary Assembly, whole genome shotgun sequence genome, one interval contains:
- the LOC115992363 gene encoding pentatricopeptide repeat-containing protein At1g51965, mitochondrial, which yields MKLHHLPTTVVTSTRRHYATKYTAKVTSTSPTGRSLSAEVTPLPSSPYPTDTRGYPIPRRHVICKATQILLNNNHNNQSHPSTSSSSSSPFLDLSDYLHSLSLPLTPTEASEILKSLNHPSLALSFFRFCPSISPNFQHDSLTYTRLFLILSKSPSVPNRSHLVRSILSEMDRSDTRGTISTVNILIGFFGNSEDLDLCISLIGKWKLSMNPYTYKCLLQAYLRSYDSDKAFGVYNEMRRRGHTLDIFAYNMLLDALAKDQKVEQAYKVFEDMKRKHCEPDEFTYTIMIRMNGKIGKADEALALFQEMLAKGFSPNLIAYNTMIQALAKGRMVDKAIFLFSKMVENECRPNEFTYSVILNVLAAEGQLGRLDEVVEISKKYMNKLIYAYLVRALSKLGHASEAHRLFCNMWNFHDKGDKDACRSMLESLCNAGKTTEAMDLLGKIHEKGITTDTIMYNTVFSALGKLKQISHLHDLFEKMKQDGPSPDIFTYNILISSFGRAGKVDEAIKIFEELENSNCKADIVSYNSLINCLGKNGDLDEAHMRFKEMQEKGFTPDVVTYSTLIECFGKTDKVEMACRLFDEMLAEGCYPNIVTYNILLDCLERSGRTAEAVDLYAKLKQQGLTPDSITYTVLERLQSGSHRKVRFRRQSPITGWVVSPLR from the exons ATGAAACTCCACCACTTGCCGACCACCGTAGTGACCTCCACGCGCCGCCACTATGCTACAAAATACACAGCCAAAGTCACCTCCACCTCCCCAACGGGCCGCTCACTCTCCGCCGAAGTAACCCCTCTCCCATCATCCCCATACCCCACAGACACCCGCGGCTACCCAATCCCCCGCCGCCACGTCATCTGCAAGGCCACACAAATCCTCctcaacaacaaccacaacaaccAATCACATCCCTCCACGTCGTCATCGTCATCATCACCGTTCCTCGACCTCTCCGACTACCTCcactccctctctctccctctcacccCAACCGAAGCCTCCGAAATCCTCAAATCCCTAAACCACCCTTCCCTCGCCCTCTCCTTCTTCCGATTCTGCCCCTCCATTTCCCCAAATTTCCAACACGACTCCCTCACCTACACGCGCCTCTTCCTCATACTCTCCAAATCCCCCTCCGTCCCCAATCGCTCCCACCTCGTCCGTTCGATCCTCTCCGAGATGGACCGCTCCGACACGCGCGGCACGATCTCCACCGTCAACATCCTCATTGGGTTCTTCGGAAACTCCGAAGACCTCGACCTTTGCATCTCCTTAATCGGTAAGTGGAAGCTGTCCATGAACCCTTACACTTACAAGTGCTTGCTTCAGGCGTATTTAAGGTCCTACGATTCCGACAAGGCCTTTGGTGTTTACAACGAAATGCGTCGGCGAGGTCATACGTTGGACATTTTCGCTTACAACATGTTGTTGGATGCTCTAGCCAAAGACCAAAAG GTTGAACAGGCTTACAAGGTTTTTGAAGACATGAAACGGAAGCACTGTGAACCGGATGAGTTCACTTACACAATTATGATCAGAATGAATGGAAAGATTGGTAAAGCTGATGAGGCACTGGCACTCTTTCAGGAGATGCTAGCAAAGGGCTTCTCACCAAATTTAATTGCTTATAATACTATGATCCAGGCACTTGCAAAGGGTCGGATGGTTGACAAGGCCATATTTCTCTTTTCTAAAATGGTAGAGAATGAATGTCGGCCCAATGAGTTTACATATAGTGTCATTTTGAATGTTCTGGCTGCAGAAGGGCAGCTTGGTAGACTAGACGAGGTTGTGGAAATATCAAAGAAATACATGAATAAGTTGATCTATGCATATCTTGTAAGGGCGCTGAGCAAATTGGGCCATGCAAGTGAAGCTCACAGGCTATTTTGCAACATGTGGAACTTTCATGATAAGGGGGATAAAGATGCTTGCCGGTCCATGTTAGAGAGTTTATGTAATGCAGGTAAGACAACAGAGGCTATGGACCTGCTAGGTAAGATTCATGAAAAAGGAATAACTACTGATACAATCATGTATAATACCGTTTTCTCAGCTCTTGGCAAGTTGAAGCAAATTTCTCATCTTCATGATCTTTTTGAAAAGATGAAACAAGATGGTCCTTCACCAGATATATTTACGTACAATATTCTGATCTCTAGCTTTGGTAGAGCTGGGAAAGTTGATGAggctattaaaatttttgaagaacTTGAGAACAGCAATTGTAAAGCTGACATTGTCTCGTATAATTCATTGATCAATTGCCTTGGGAAGAATGGTGATCTTGATGAAGCTCATATGAGGTTCAAGGAAATGCAAGAGAAAGGATTCACTCCTGATGTTGTCACATACAGCACGCTTATTGAGTGCTTTGGTAAGACAGATAAAGTTGAGATGGCTTGCAGGTTGTTTGATGAGATGCTTGCTGAAGGATGCTATCCTAACATTGTAACATACAATATCTTACTTGACTGTCTTGAGAGGTCTGGGAGAACTGCTGAAGCAGTTGATCTATATGCAAAACTTAAGCAGCAGGGGTTAACACCAGATTCAATTACATATACAGTACTTGAACGGTTGCAAAGTGGTTCACATAGGAAAGTCAGATTTCGCAGGCAAAGTCCGATTACCGGTTGGGTTGTTAGCCCTTTGAGGTAA